The sequence GATGGAAGCGACTGTTGCCAACAGCTTTCTAAATGCTGGGTAATTTGATAATCCCAACACCGTTCTAGAAACTGAAGCCGTTGTTTTTCCATAAACCGTTGGGGATGCCATACCACGCCTTCCGTTGAGCTAAATAGCGGTTGGCAGAGATACTCCCACCATAGGGAACGCCGTAGATCCAAGAATTGATTGAAAATAAACATGGGCAACACCCCCATCCATACCAAACCTATTGCAAGGAAAATTCGTGAACAAATTGCTGTCGTGTTAACGGGGCTTCTAGCACTAATCCTTCGCCACCCAATGGATGTGATTGATCCAAGACCTGCCCTTCTACCGCTAGATAAACCTTGGCTTTGGGGTCAATACTGGTGACGGTGTAGAGTACCTGCGCCACCCGATGAATTAAACTGCTGCTGCCGCCCCCTTGGGCAAATTCGCGGGATAGATTGACGTGAATGCCATCGGGTTCGATCGTCAGCGCCAAGAGGCGGGTTCCTGGGGGAATAGTTGTACTGACTCCGGGATTAGGGGGCGATCGCAGCACGTGTTGCAGACTTTCCGTCAACTGTTGTGCGATGGACGCCTGGGCTGACACCGGAACCCTTTGCGCGACTAATTCGAGCCGATCGCCCTGC is a genomic window of Alkalinema sp. FACHB-956 containing:
- a CDS encoding GerMN domain-containing protein yields the protein MRLQQPPPNQKPFLVRDALFNSALLLLLALGGTWWLGTLLMSAPVRELVPSQQGLTLLSPTLLGSPQAYWLQGQGDRLELVAQRVPVSAQASIAQQLTESLQHVLRSPPNPGVSTTIPPGTRLLALTIEPDGIHVNLSREFAQGGGSSSLIHRVAQVLYTVTSIDPKAKVYLAVEGQVLDQSHPLGGEGLVLEAPLTRQQFVHEFSLQ